The genome window GGAGCAAAAGATAAATACGAAAGTGGAGAAGCTACTTTATCAGTAGCTGAAGAAGAAACTGCAATGGTAGAGGTAATGATGACTCCAGAACCAGAAATCGTCGAAGATAAAATCATCCTCAATAAGATTTACTTTGACCTAGACAAGTCTGATATCAGACCAGATGCTGCTCTTGAGCTGGATAGGTTAGTAGGATTAATGGAAAAATATCCTACGCTTGAAATTCTTGCAGAAACTTATGCAGACATAAGAGGTTCTGACGATTATAACCTTGCTCTTACAGAAAGACGCGCAAAAAGCATCATAAAATACATAGAATCCCAAGGAATTGAGGCTTCTAAATTAAAAGCTGCAGGTCGTGGAGAAGCAAATCCAATCGTAGACTGTGCCTCTAAAAAATGTACCTCAGAAGAATATGAATTGTCTCGTAGATCAGAATTTACGATTACAAAAAGATAATACGCATTACTAATCAACCCAATGCTTATAAGTCCATTTGCTCTTGCAAATGGACTTTTTTATTTCTAAAAGTGATCTAAAATATGCTCTTAAAATGAGCATATTAATTATCTTAACCAGATGAATTCATTTTTAGAAAAAGTCCTTGAAGATCTTGAGAAGAATCAAATAGATACCACTACTGCTATTTATGTCGTGCCGTCTAGACGGGTTGGTATTTTTCTAAGCAGGTACATAGCACAACGTCTGGATCAACCTATATTTTTACCTAAAATTTATAGCGTAGAAGAGTATATTGAACAGCTTGCTGAGGTAGAAATAGTCAATGACTTAGACCTATTACCGCTGTTTTATAAAGCCTACAAAAGTGTTGAGAAGGAAGAGAATCTGGATAGCTTTGACGAGTTTATAGGTTGGGCAACCACCATTCTCAAAGACTTTAATGAAATGGATCGTTACCTTGTGGATCCAGAGCAATTCTTTAATTATTTGGGTAGTGTCAAAGAAATGGATCATTGGGCTTTGAATAAAAATCCCACTTTGATGGTTTCTAAATATTTGAGATTTTGGAAAAAATTACACTTGTATTACGACGCTTTTCAAAAACTATGTATCGAAAACGAAACTGCTTATCAAGGCATGGCGTACCGATTAGCTTTTGCCCGCTGTAAGGAGTACTTCGATACACCAACCACCAACCTTGATGAAGGGAAAGAAGAGCAAGTACCTTTGACCTTAGGGCATAAAAGGCAAACTATATTTTTAGGGCTCAACGCACTGAATACAGCCGAATCTAAGATCATACAGAAACTTCTCGAAGAAGAAAAGGCTTCTATTTATTGGGATATAGATACCTATTTGATGGGTCTACCTTATCAGGAGTCTGGTAAGTTTATACGCAAGTTTAAGAAGGAGTGGAAGTATTATGATTCCAAAGAACTAAAGCTTTATGCTAACGAGTACAATACCAATAAACAAATAGATATTCACGGAGCTGCGGGTAATTTAAGCATGATACAAGTGGCTGCTCAGTTAATGGAGCAAATACCTCAGGAAGAATTGGAAGAAACTGCGATTATCCTTGCAGATGAGCGTTTGTTACTTCCCTTACTAGATGCCATACCTAAGAATGTGGAGCACTTTAATGTGACTATGGGACTTGCACTAGACCAGTTACCGTTATCTGCTTTTATCTATGATATCATTAAGATGCATACAGAGGCTATCGAGGACGGTTTCTACTATAAGGGTATGGTGAATATTTTAGAATCTTCCTTTGCTCATATTTTAATTAAAAATGACTCTCGCAACTTGGTCCAACACATCAGAGAGAATAATTTGATTTATGTTACTCCATCGAGCTTTGATAAGGTCTCACAAAGCCCTGTTCTCCAGAAAATACTTCAACCTTTACAGAATGTAGGCTCGCTTATCGAATTGATTCGGTTCGTGTTGCACGAGCTTAAAATCAAATTGCTAAAAGAAGAGAACCGAAGGCTAGAAATAGAACAATTACTAGGTATTACAGAAGTGGTTCAAAATCTGGCGACCATCATTGACAACAATCAAGAAATAAAAGACCTTAAAACCGTTGCTTACCTATACAAGCAATTGGTACCCCTTAAAAATCTCGATTTTATTGGAGAACCAGTGCGGGGACTTCAAGTTATGGGGCTGTTAGAAACCAGGGCGCTAGATTATAAAAACACCATCATGCTTTCTGTAAATGAAGGGATTTTACCAGCGGGAAAATCAACCGCTTCTTATATTTCAAATGATATGAAGTATCAGTTTGAGTTGCCTACTTATTCAGAGAAAGATAGTGTATACGCCTACCACTTTTACAGATTGCTTCATCGAGTAGAAAAGGCCGCTTTTATTTACAATACAGAAGGAGATACCTTAGGTGGTGGCGAGAAAAGCAGGTTTTTAACTCAGTTAGAAACAGATGAAAACTCTAATCATATCATCTCGCACCAACAGTATATTTTTAAAAATACTGCGGTAAAAGAAGAGTTGATGGTGATTAAAAAAGAACCCTCTTACTTGGAACGATTACAGCAAATTGCAACCAGCGGTTTCAGTCCTTCTGCGCTGACCAGTTATGTGCGCAATCCAATTGATTTTTATGCCAGCAAGATTTTGCGGATTTCAGACATGGAAGATGTGGAAGAGAATATTGCTGCAAACACGATGGGCTCTATTATTCATGAAGCCCTTGATAAATTGTACCAGCCTTATGTCGGTAAACTATTGATCAAAGAAGATTTTGATCACATCAAAAAGCAAATTCTGCCCGAATTAGAAAAGGCTTATCAAGAGTGTTACACGTCAGAATCGACACCCTTAGGCAAGAATAAGATCATTTATGAAGTATCCCTTCATTACATCAAGAAAATGGTACAAAGCGACCTAGATCTTGTTAAAGGTGGCCGAGAACTCGTTATTAAAAGCGTAGAGCGCAAACTAGAGGCTCAGATAAAAGTTCCACAAATAGGTCAAGTGAAAATCCATGGAATGGTGGACCGTATTGATCAGCTGGATGGGAAACTGCGCATTATCGATTATAAGTCAGGAGCGACCGAAAAAGGAAACGTAGGTATTGACCCAGAAGACTTTAATATACTAAGTGATGACTATAAAAAGTCAAAAGCCTTCCAAGTCCTGATGTACACCTATTTATACAGCCTTAACGAACCATTTACAGAAGCCAGCGCAGGGATTATTAGTTTTAAGAACTTTGATGAGGGCTATATTCCTTTTGCTTTTAAAGAAGGAAGATCTTATAAAGAAAAAATGATCGATGCAGAGGTACTTCAAAATTTTGAAAAAGTACTTGTGAGTTTGATTCAAGAATTGTTTAATATAGAAATCCACCTTACAGAAAAACCAGTATGATCACAAGGAATAATATTATTTTAAAAGGAGAAAATGATCGCGCTATAGTACTCGATTATGAGTATGAAGAAACAAGTACGCCTTTACCAGTGGTTGTTTTTTGTCATGGGTACAAAGGATTTAAAGATTGGGGCACCTGGAGCTTGATGGGTTCCGCTTTAGCGAAAGCGGGATTTTTATTCATAAAATTCAACTATTCACACAATGGCGGTACGGTAGAGCAGCCTATTGATTTTTCAGATCTCGAGGCTTTTGGAAACAACAATTACAGTATAGAAGTAAGAGATACGATCCGGGTTTTAGGTTGGATAGAAAACTCAGAGTTGCCCGTAGATCGCCATCAAATTAACCTATTAGGACATTCCAGAGCCGGCGGAATCACCACCATAGTTACAGCAAAAGAGCCTAGAGTTTCAAAACTCATCACACTTGCTGGAGTAGCTCATCATGCCGAGCGTTTCCCAGATGCTAAAGGAATAGAAGAATGGAAAGAAAAAGGGGTTATTTACGTTAAAAATGCCCGTACAAAGCAAGAAATGCCACTTTTCTATCAATTTTATAAAGATTTCCTTCAAAATGAGGAAGAATTAACCATTCTCAAACAAGCTGAAAAAATCAAACAACCCCACTTGATCCTTCATGGAGAAAAAGATGAAGCAGTTTTAGTAAGTGAGGCACATGACCTTCATAAAGCAAGTCCTTATTCTCAATTAAAACTTATCAGAGAAGCTAACCATACCTTAGGCGCCTCGCATCCATGGAATTCCGATCGATTACCAGAAGATTTAAGACAAGCGGTGCAGTGCATGGTTAATTTTATGAAAGGATCTTAAATAAGTATACACCTAACTAAAAGCTAGGTGTATATTGGGATTAAAGAGTTGTTAACTATTAGTTTTTAATAAATTTACCCAATTAACAACTTCATGAACTTTCTAGATTGAAGAAACAATTGCATATTTGAAATGTTATTAATCCAAACAACTACTTATTAGATTCCCTAAGAATCAACAGTAGCATAAATAAAAGAAAATAAATTTCGTTCATTACCTGCATGGTTTTAAATGAATATTTCAAGAGTCAGAATGTGCTTGTCGGCGTTCTGACTTTTTTCTTGCCCTGACTTTCAGGATTCCTGTTTTCAAGTTTTGAACATCAGAAATTTCTTAAAAGTATATCAAATATTGACATTAACTTAATGATAAACAGGGTGTTATCATTTAAACGGTTTTTCATAACCATTTGTAGAACAAGAGGTTAAAACTATAGTTTTCATCACTGCTCAGTCCAGTTTAGAAGGGGTTCCTAAAAAAAAAAGGAAGAAGTTATCCACGCTTTCGCGAAAGCGAAATACATCAAAAACATTGTTTGAAACGCAGCTTGTCAAGTTTTAAGGAGGTTAAAGAAAGAATTCTTCATCTGAGTGCTAATTAATTAATAAGGTTTGCCAAATCTCAGAAAACAAAAAAGCCAAGGATGGAGCTCCTCAGCTTTTTCTAGTAGTCCAAAATAACAAAATATAGGACTCTTTTTTATAAGGTTCTTCTTTATTAAGTGATAAAGAAATCCAACAAGTAAAAGTTTGTTTAACTCATTTCATGATGTCGGGCTGCAAATATAGTTTGTTGGAATAGGAGTTAGGGCTAATTTGAATAGATATTTATAACTATTTTGTAGGAGCTATTTTTTAAATAAAAAAAGCCATTGCTTATTGCAATGACTTCTATAAAAAATTCTTGTGGAGAATACCGGATTCGAACCGGTCACCTCTTGCCTGCCAGGCAAGCGCTCTAGCCAAATGAGCTAATCCCCCAAATTATTTTCAAAACATTCTCATTTAAGGTGATAAGTTCAAATTGTTCACCTTCCCGACCGAAAAGTCGGGACGCTCTAACCAAATAAGCTAACGCGCCAAAATTAGATTTCAAATATACACGGAAGTTATCATATTTTAGAGATTATATTTACACGCTTTATGGCAGTACAAATCAACACATCACAAATCCTCAAACTCGCGATACCAGCTATAATTGCGGGTATTGCAGAGCCGTTGATCAGTATTACAGACCTTGCTATTATCGGTAAAATGGAAGGTGATACGACCAATGCACTTGCTGCAATAGGCTTAGTTGGCACGTTTTTAAGTGCGATTATTTGGACGCTAGCACAAACTAAAACGTCCATTTCCTCTATAGTTTCCAATACTTTAGGAGCAAATCAGCTGGAAAAAATCAATGATTTGATACCACAAGTGGTGTGGTTAAACATTGTTTTAGGAATTCTTATTTATCTGATTACTGCTCCTATTGCCAGCTTTATATTTGCAGCATATAAAGCGCAAGGAGACGTTCTTTCCATTGCTTCTAGCTACTATCAAGTGCGTTCTTTGGGATTTCCTATGACGCTGTGTGCGTTTGCTATTTTTGGTATTTTCAGAGGTTTGCAAAACACCTCATGGGCGATGATTGCGAGTCTTTCAGGCGCGGTGGTAAATATTCTATTAACGCTCACTTTAGTTTATGGAATTGATGGTGTGATTCCGTCTTATGGAATTATGGGTGCAGCTTATGGCAGTTTAGCAGCACAGTTGGTCATGCTGTTGATTGCTATCTATTTTCTTTATAAAAACACGATGTTTAGTTTAAAGTTGACCATCTGGCAACCTCATGAAAAACTCCGAAAGCACATAGGTTTAACAGCAAATTTCTTTTTGCGTACTGTTGCTATTAACGTGGCGATTTATTTCTCCTACAGATTTGCAAATGACTATGGCGTTGCCGAGGCCGCTGCTCATGCAGTACTTATGAATATATGGTTGTTGTTTTCATTTTTAGTAGATGGTTTTGCTAATGCAGGAAACGCCATAGGTGGCAAGTTGTTGGGCTCAAAGGATGGAGAATCACTCAAGTATCTAGCCAATAAAACCTCGCTTTACGGTGTTGTGATTGCGGTGTTTCTAACCATAATTTGTGCGCTTCTATACCCAGTATTAGGAAATAGATTCACAGATGATCCTGAGGTATTAGAAATTATTGCTAACACCTTTTGGATCGTATTGCTTATGCAACCCATTAATGCGGTGGCCTTTGTTTATGATGGGATTTTTAAAGGCTGGGGAGAGGCTTCTTATTTGCGCAATTTGTTGTGGCTGTTAACGGCGCTGGTGTTTTTACCAGTTTTGTTTTTGCTCGATTACTTTGGATGGGACCTCTATGCTGTTTGGTTTGCCTTTTTTGCTTGGATGATAGGCCGTGCCGCTGTTTTATTCTTTAAGTTTAAAAGTAAGGTCGCTGCGATGGAGTCTTAATTTCTAGTTGATATAGGAAATGAATTAGGTAATAATTACCTTTTAATAGGCAATCAGCTCATACAGCAACTTTTATGTCTTACAGAAGATAGAAAGCCTAATAACCACAAACATCTTCTTAAATAGTATCTTTGCAATATAAAATAGTAGTTAATGAATGCATTACTCATAGAGGATACTACGTTCTTAGATATCATGGGATTTCTAGGAGGTTCAGGACTGTTTTTAGTGCTGGGGATACTGCTCATTATTGTAGTGGTTTATAATAAATACAAACGCAAAGGATGAGAAAAGTACGTATTACTAAGGAATTTACATTTGAAACTGGTCACGCTCTTTATGGTTATGACGGGAAATGCCGTAATGTGCATGGGCACAGCTATAAACTTGCCGTAACGGTTATAGGAACTCCTATTGATGAGTTGGGACATGTAAAGCACGGAATGGTGATCGATTTTGGTGATTTGAAAAAGATCATTAAGGAAGAAATAGTTGATCCTTTTGATCATGCAACGGTGTTTAATAAAAACACTCCCCACGTAGAACTTGCCAAAGAACTTTCAGATCGAGGACACGACGTTATTTTAGTAGATTACCAACCTACCAGCGAGATGATGATCATCGATTTTGCCGATAAAATTCAAAAACGATTGCCTGCAACTATCGCACTGCATCATTTGAGACTTAGAGAAACAGAAACCAGCTATGCCGAGTGGCATGCTGCAGATCA of Nonlabens sp. Ci31 contains these proteins:
- a CDS encoding 6-pyruvoyl trahydropterin synthase family protein, with protein sequence MRKVRITKEFTFETGHALYGYDGKCRNVHGHSYKLAVTVIGTPIDELGHVKHGMVIDFGDLKKIIKEEIVDPFDHATVFNKNTPHVELAKELSDRGHDVILVDYQPTSEMMIIDFADKIQKRLPATIALHHLRLRETETSYAEWHAADH
- a CDS encoding alpha/beta hydrolase family protein; its protein translation is MITRNNIILKGENDRAIVLDYEYEETSTPLPVVVFCHGYKGFKDWGTWSLMGSALAKAGFLFIKFNYSHNGGTVEQPIDFSDLEAFGNNNYSIEVRDTIRVLGWIENSELPVDRHQINLLGHSRAGGITTIVTAKEPRVSKLITLAGVAHHAERFPDAKGIEEWKEKGVIYVKNARTKQEMPLFYQFYKDFLQNEEELTILKQAEKIKQPHLILHGEKDEAVLVSEAHDLHKASPYSQLKLIREANHTLGASHPWNSDRLPEDLRQAVQCMVNFMKGS
- a CDS encoding PD-(D/E)XK nuclease family protein, encoding MNSFLEKVLEDLEKNQIDTTTAIYVVPSRRVGIFLSRYIAQRLDQPIFLPKIYSVEEYIEQLAEVEIVNDLDLLPLFYKAYKSVEKEENLDSFDEFIGWATTILKDFNEMDRYLVDPEQFFNYLGSVKEMDHWALNKNPTLMVSKYLRFWKKLHLYYDAFQKLCIENETAYQGMAYRLAFARCKEYFDTPTTNLDEGKEEQVPLTLGHKRQTIFLGLNALNTAESKIIQKLLEEEKASIYWDIDTYLMGLPYQESGKFIRKFKKEWKYYDSKELKLYANEYNTNKQIDIHGAAGNLSMIQVAAQLMEQIPQEELEETAIILADERLLLPLLDAIPKNVEHFNVTMGLALDQLPLSAFIYDIIKMHTEAIEDGFYYKGMVNILESSFAHILIKNDSRNLVQHIRENNLIYVTPSSFDKVSQSPVLQKILQPLQNVGSLIELIRFVLHELKIKLLKEENRRLEIEQLLGITEVVQNLATIIDNNQEIKDLKTVAYLYKQLVPLKNLDFIGEPVRGLQVMGLLETRALDYKNTIMLSVNEGILPAGKSTASYISNDMKYQFELPTYSEKDSVYAYHFYRLLHRVEKAAFIYNTEGDTLGGGEKSRFLTQLETDENSNHIISHQQYIFKNTAVKEELMVIKKEPSYLERLQQIATSGFSPSALTSYVRNPIDFYASKILRISDMEDVEENIAANTMGSIIHEALDKLYQPYVGKLLIKEDFDHIKKQILPELEKAYQECYTSESTPLGKNKIIYEVSLHYIKKMVQSDLDLVKGGRELVIKSVERKLEAQIKVPQIGQVKIHGMVDRIDQLDGKLRIIDYKSGATEKGNVGIDPEDFNILSDDYKKSKAFQVLMYTYLYSLNEPFTEASAGIISFKNFDEGYIPFAFKEGRSYKEKMIDAEVLQNFEKVLVSLIQELFNIEIHLTEKPV
- a CDS encoding MATE family efflux transporter, producing the protein MAVQINTSQILKLAIPAIIAGIAEPLISITDLAIIGKMEGDTTNALAAIGLVGTFLSAIIWTLAQTKTSISSIVSNTLGANQLEKINDLIPQVVWLNIVLGILIYLITAPIASFIFAAYKAQGDVLSIASSYYQVRSLGFPMTLCAFAIFGIFRGLQNTSWAMIASLSGAVVNILLTLTLVYGIDGVIPSYGIMGAAYGSLAAQLVMLLIAIYFLYKNTMFSLKLTIWQPHEKLRKHIGLTANFFLRTVAINVAIYFSYRFANDYGVAEAAAHAVLMNIWLLFSFLVDGFANAGNAIGGKLLGSKDGESLKYLANKTSLYGVVIAVFLTIICALLYPVLGNRFTDDPEVLEIIANTFWIVLLMQPINAVAFVYDGIFKGWGEASYLRNLLWLLTALVFLPVLFLLDYFGWDLYAVWFAFFAWMIGRAAVLFFKFKSKVAAMES